Proteins from one Catenuloplanes atrovinosus genomic window:
- a CDS encoding serine/threonine-protein kinase produces the protein MIAPGAMLGGRYRLEDRIASGGMGDVWKGTDEVLGRTVAVKILLPALLDEHGFAERFRGEARTMATVNHPGVVDIYDYGSDSQVAFLVMEYVEGDALSRTLGKVGRLTPARTMALVAQAADALHAAHQKGIVHRDVKPGNLLVRPNGTLVLTDFGIARSDMVGSLTVAGSVLGTAAYISPEQASGETATPASDVYALGVVAYQCLSGRRPFEGDNPLDIAMRHVRDTPRPLPADIPPQARAIVERAMSKAPAARFPSAAAMAVAARQAATALANTPRPANRPSSGAPVTGRVSAPPAVGPASPTSPAAVAAVGPPPVAHPPISGQPMVGGQAPPIRGAATVPPPIGAPQQVPHYAPMYPPPAGGSTSRQVLIVLAIVLGLLVLLCAGVIAWLAGRSNTVALDTPPGVTRVVTDAGTDIVSAASYRRDERIDPDRAIENDRPVPHVFNDQAGGEPAPGTNELPMTEGRQTR, from the coding sequence ATGATCGCGCCCGGAGCCATGCTCGGCGGTCGGTACCGCCTGGAGGACCGCATCGCCAGCGGCGGCATGGGCGACGTCTGGAAGGGCACCGACGAGGTGCTCGGCCGGACCGTCGCGGTGAAGATCCTGCTCCCGGCGCTGCTGGACGAGCACGGATTCGCCGAGCGGTTCCGTGGCGAGGCGCGCACGATGGCGACGGTCAACCACCCGGGCGTGGTCGACATCTACGACTACGGCAGTGACTCCCAGGTCGCGTTCCTGGTGATGGAGTACGTGGAGGGCGACGCGCTCTCCCGCACGCTCGGCAAGGTCGGCCGGCTCACCCCGGCCCGTACCATGGCGCTGGTCGCCCAGGCCGCGGACGCGCTGCACGCGGCCCACCAGAAGGGCATCGTCCACCGCGACGTCAAGCCGGGAAACCTGCTGGTCAGGCCGAACGGCACGCTGGTGCTCACCGACTTCGGCATCGCCCGGTCGGACATGGTCGGCTCGCTGACCGTGGCCGGCTCCGTGCTGGGCACCGCGGCCTACATCTCGCCGGAGCAGGCCTCCGGCGAGACCGCCACGCCTGCCTCGGACGTGTACGCGCTCGGCGTGGTGGCGTACCAGTGCCTGTCCGGCCGCCGGCCGTTCGAGGGCGACAACCCGCTGGACATCGCGATGCGGCACGTCCGCGACACGCCGCGCCCACTCCCGGCGGACATTCCGCCGCAGGCGCGCGCGATCGTCGAGCGCGCGATGTCGAAGGCGCCGGCCGCCCGCTTCCCGAGCGCCGCCGCGATGGCGGTCGCCGCGCGTCAGGCCGCGACCGCGCTGGCCAACACGCCCCGCCCGGCCAACCGGCCGAGCTCCGGCGCGCCGGTCACCGGCCGCGTCTCCGCGCCGCCGGCCGTCGGCCCGGCGTCACCGACCTCCCCGGCCGCGGTCGCCGCGGTCGGACCCCCGCCGGTCGCGCACCCGCCGATCAGCGGTCAGCCCATGGTCGGCGGTCAGGCGCCGCCGATCCGCGGCGCGGCCACCGTGCCGCCCCCGATCGGGGCGCCGCAGCAGGTGCCGCACTACGCGCCGATGTACCCGCCGCCCGCCGGCGGGTCGACCAGCCGGCAGGTGCTGATCGTGCTCGCGATCGTGCTCGGCCTGCTGGTCCTGCTCTGCGCCGGGGTCATCGCCTGGCTGGCCGGCCGCAGCAACACCGTGGCCCTCGACACTCCACCGGGTGTGACGAGGGTCGTCACCGACGCCGGAACTGACATTGTCTCGGCTGCGTCGTACCGTCGGGATGAGCGAATTGACCCGGACCGGGCGATCGAGAATGATCGACCGGTCCCGCATGTGTTCAACGACCAGGCCGGCGGAGAGCCGGCGCCGGGGACGAACGAGCTCCCCATGACCGAAGGACGACAGACGAGATGA